In the Clostridium sporogenes genome, one interval contains:
- a CDS encoding VanW family protein, giving the protein MENKKTKKVLIFIFLLILVSFGTIYYIYMEVSKFDSVIYPGVSIEGINLGLKTKNEANNIIETKYSKTIVKKNINITWNNKKYNLSYAKLNPTYNIQETINNAYSYGKNLNIFSKYKIIKSKSVQNYPLKFSYDKKVMDGFIGSIEKDINKEAENAKINVNKGSISIVDDKKGFKLEKDNLKKILYSKMDGKNLKDINEKAPVKIQEAKIKKKQLETVNSNISSYTTNYGSISSPQRANNIEISTKAINATLLMPAESFSFNNTVGARTAERGYQGAPVIVGNKIESGLGGGICQVSGTLYNAMLKANINATERVRHTFPSTYVPIGMDATIDYGNIDYKFKNTLKYPIYIEGITDGANVIFNIYSNSSLKNKTYNISSEIYETVTPKEQYIDDSNIPLGKTEIVQDAHTGYKVKVYKSTVENDSVVKKELLYTDFYKPVDKIIKRGTKK; this is encoded by the coding sequence GTGGAAAATAAAAAAACTAAAAAAGTATTAATTTTTATTTTCTTATTAATACTAGTTTCATTTGGAACAATTTATTATATTTATATGGAAGTATCTAAATTTGATAGTGTTATATATCCAGGGGTCTCCATAGAGGGTATAAATTTAGGGCTGAAAACTAAAAATGAAGCTAATAATATAATAGAAACTAAATACTCAAAAACTATAGTCAAGAAAAATATAAATATAACTTGGAATAATAAAAAATATAATTTATCCTATGCTAAATTGAATCCTACATATAATATACAAGAAACTATAAATAATGCTTATAGTTATGGAAAAAACTTAAATATATTTAGTAAATATAAAATAATTAAGTCTAAAAGTGTACAAAACTACCCATTAAAGTTTTCTTATGATAAAAAAGTTATGGATGGATTTATAGGCTCTATAGAAAAAGATATAAATAAAGAAGCTGAAAATGCTAAAATCAATGTAAATAAAGGTTCAATATCAATAGTTGATGATAAAAAAGGATTTAAATTAGAAAAAGATAATTTGAAAAAAATATTATACTCTAAGATGGATGGTAAAAATTTAAAAGATATAAATGAAAAGGCTCCAGTTAAGATTCAGGAAGCTAAAATAAAGAAGAAACAATTAGAAACGGTAAATTCAAATATATCATCATATACTACTAATTATGGATCTATATCTTCACCACAAAGAGCAAACAACATAGAGATATCAACGAAGGCTATTAATGCAACTTTATTAATGCCTGCAGAAAGTTTTAGTTTTAATAATACTGTAGGAGCAAGAACAGCAGAAAGAGGATATCAGGGAGCACCTGTTATTGTTGGGAACAAAATAGAATCGGGATTAGGTGGAGGTATCTGTCAAGTATCAGGTACATTATATAATGCTATGTTAAAGGCAAATATAAATGCTACAGAAAGAGTCCGTCATACATTCCCATCTACCTATGTTCCTATAGGAATGGATGCTACAATAGATTATGGTAACATAGACTATAAATTTAAAAACACATTGAAATATCCTATATATATAGAAGGAATAACAGATGGAGCAAATGTAATTTTTAATATATATTCTAATAGTTCTTTAAAAAACAAGACATATAATATAAGTTCTGAAATATATGAAACTGTAACTCCTAAAGAGCAATATATTGATGATTCTAATATTCCATTAGGCAAAACAGAAATAGTACAGGACGCTCATACAGGATATAAGGTTAAAGTTTATAAAAGTACAGTAGAAAATGATAGTGTTGTAAAAAAAGAATTGTTATATACTGATTTCTATAAACCTGTGGATAAGATTATAAAAAGAGGAACTAAGAAATAA
- a CDS encoding VanW family protein → MVKSRKSRRKKKSQPMKITLITLSVVILLTLSAFATYQYNNIKFYNNLIYPGVSVEGIDLSGMTKEEANKIITEKYWNKLLGKSINVKTKDKTYTLKYSDLKPTNNLDTVLKDAEAYGKNLIIFKRYSLIKNKTPKNYSVNFKYDEKVVDTLINKVEKDVNINPVDASLSLNGRGFSVISHKNGEKLDKDKLKKDLIAKIDKDTSSNITEEVVMKTTVPRITEDKLQGIGRRIGSYSSHYGSISSPQRANNIAMAANAINGKILMPGDMFSFNGVVGQRTAEKGYQAAPVIVGEKIENGLGGGVCQVSSTLFNAVANSSLESVERSHHTKPVHYVPQGMDATVDYGNIDYKFKNNLQSPVYIEAYTSNGNIGFNIYSK, encoded by the coding sequence TTGGTTAAGTCAAGAAAAAGTAGAAGAAAGAAAAAATCTCAACCAATGAAAATAACATTAATTACCTTATCAGTTGTAATATTACTAACTTTATCCGCTTTTGCCACATATCAATACAATAACATAAAGTTTTATAATAATTTAATTTATCCAGGAGTTTCTGTAGAAGGTATAGATTTATCTGGAATGACCAAAGAGGAAGCAAATAAGATTATTACAGAAAAGTATTGGAATAAATTATTAGGCAAAAGTATTAATGTAAAAACTAAAGATAAGACTTATACATTGAAGTATTCTGATTTAAAACCTACCAATAATTTAGATACTGTATTAAAAGATGCAGAAGCCTATGGAAAAAATTTAATAATTTTTAAAAGATATAGTTTAATAAAAAATAAGACTCCTAAAAATTATTCTGTAAATTTCAAATATGATGAGAAAGTAGTAGACACACTAATTAATAAAGTGGAAAAAGATGTAAATATAAATCCTGTAGATGCATCTTTATCTTTAAATGGCAGGGGTTTTAGTGTTATATCTCATAAAAATGGAGAAAAGTTGGATAAGGATAAATTAAAAAAAGATTTAATTGCTAAAATAGACAAGGATACATCTAGCAATATAACAGAAGAAGTTGTAATGAAAACGACTGTACCTAGAATTACAGAAGACAAGCTTCAAGGAATAGGAAGAAGGATAGGATCTTATTCAAGCCATTATGGATCTATATCATCACCTCAAAGGGCAAATAATATAGCTATGGCTGCAAATGCTATAAATGGTAAAATACTTATGCCAGGGGATATGTTTAGTTTTAATGGGGTTGTGGGACAAAGGACAGCAGAAAAAGGATATCAAGCAGCACCAGTTATAGTAGGTGAAAAAATAGAAAATGGATTGGGAGGAGGAGTATGTCAAGTTTCTTCAACTTTATTTAATGCTGTAGCGAATTCTAGCTTAGAATCTGTTGAAAGATCTCATCATACTAAACCAGTTCATTATGTACCACAAGGTATGGATGCTACTGTAGATTATGGTAATATAGATTATAAATTTAAAAATAATTTGCAAAGTCCTGTTTATATAGAGGCTTATACAAGTAATGGAAATATAGGATTTAATATTTATTCAAAATAG
- a CDS encoding M42 family metallopeptidase, whose amino-acid sequence MDYHKKLILNYLKNILTIPSPTGFTNHITNYLKKELNTIGIQYKTTNKGSIIVTLEGEDTSFERTLSAHMDTLGAMIKNINDNGTLSLVPLGGFMMNSIEGENCKIHTLNDEVYSGTIQTIKPSVHIHGKEAYDLKRSPENMEIILDEKVFSKKDIENLNINIGDFISFDTRNIFTENGFIKSRHLDDKASLAILLYAIKYIHVNNLPLSCTTNFLFSNYEEVGHGASYIPKNTKEFVAVDMGAPGENQNSSEYSVCICAKDSTGPYDLDFRKNLINICKTSNIPYKIDIYPSYGSDASAALRAGFDIKAALIGPGVYASHAYERTHMDAILATLDLIIKYCVS is encoded by the coding sequence ATGGATTATCATAAAAAACTTATATTAAATTATTTAAAAAATATATTAACTATTCCAAGTCCAACAGGATTTACTAATCATATAACAAATTATCTAAAAAAAGAATTAAATACTATCGGTATACAATATAAGACAACAAATAAAGGTTCAATAATAGTTACTTTAGAAGGAGAAGATACAAGTTTTGAAAGAACCTTATCTGCTCATATGGATACCCTAGGTGCTATGATTAAAAATATAAATGATAACGGAACATTATCTCTAGTTCCATTAGGTGGATTCATGATGAATTCTATTGAAGGTGAAAATTGCAAAATCCACACATTAAACGATGAAGTTTATTCAGGAACAATACAAACCATAAAACCATCAGTTCACATTCATGGTAAAGAAGCCTATGATCTCAAGCGTTCTCCTGAAAATATGGAAATAATATTAGATGAAAAAGTATTCTCTAAAAAAGATATAGAAAATCTAAATATAAACATAGGAGATTTTATTTCTTTTGATACACGAAATATATTTACTGAAAATGGCTTTATAAAAAGCAGACATTTAGATGATAAAGCATCTTTAGCCATTCTTCTTTATGCTATAAAATATATTCATGTTAATAATTTACCCCTATCTTGTACTACTAATTTCTTATTCAGTAATTATGAAGAAGTAGGTCATGGAGCTAGCTACATACCAAAAAATACAAAAGAATTTGTTGCTGTAGATATGGGTGCCCCTGGAGAAAATCAAAACTCCTCTGAATATAGTGTATGCATATGTGCAAAGGATTCTACCGGCCCCTACGACTTAGACTTTAGGAAAAACTTGATTAATATATGTAAAACTAGCAATATTCCTTATAAAATAGATATATATCCTTCCTATGGATCTGATGCAAGTGCTGCCTTAAGAGCAGGTTTTGATATAAAAGCTGCCTTAATAGGCCCTGGAGTATATGCCTCTCACGCCTATGAAAGAACCCATATGGATGCAATACTCGCAACATTAGATCTTATAATAAAATATTGTGTATCTTAA
- a CDS encoding alpha/beta hydrolase, translating to MYHTVNIKKTKTKKYKILLLIPILIIFISINILGFYNGNLIYIKACIEPTSRNITNMYNTYKSTFDEKRFNTLKKENITINSKYGYNLKGTYMENPHNTKNSVVIVHGIHSSRWESMKYADLYLDKGFNVLIYDSRYHGSSGGSDVTYGYYEKYDLDKCIDWLEEKNPGGIIGAHGESLGASTILLHSKMNLSKNRVKFYVADCPYSNLEELLKNKLDEELHINNKIITNSLLFYADACALLKSKFLYSSVSPINSIKTVKTPIMFIHGDKDIYIPKKMSEEMYKIKPGAKEIYIAPNAGHAQAYLYNKKDYRKNLYNFIDKYVKIN from the coding sequence ATGTATCACACAGTCAATATAAAAAAAACCAAAACTAAAAAATATAAAATATTATTATTAATACCTATATTAATAATTTTTATATCTATTAATATATTAGGTTTTTATAATGGTAATTTAATATATATTAAAGCATGTATAGAGCCTACCAGTAGAAACATTACTAACATGTATAATACTTATAAATCAACTTTTGATGAAAAACGCTTTAATACATTGAAAAAAGAAAACATAACTATAAACTCCAAATATGGTTATAATCTAAAAGGAACTTATATGGAAAACCCTCATAATACTAAAAATTCGGTAGTTATAGTTCATGGCATTCATTCGTCTCGTTGGGAATCAATGAAATATGCAGATTTATACTTGGATAAAGGTTTTAACGTTTTAATATATGATTCTAGATATCATGGTTCAAGTGGTGGTTCCGATGTAACCTATGGATATTATGAAAAATATGATTTAGATAAATGCATTGATTGGCTAGAAGAAAAAAATCCTGGTGGAATTATAGGAGCTCATGGAGAATCCTTAGGCGCATCTACAATATTACTTCACTCTAAAATGAATTTATCTAAAAATAGAGTAAAATTTTATGTAGCAGATTGCCCTTATTCCAATTTAGAAGAACTTTTAAAAAATAAATTAGATGAAGAACTACACATTAATAATAAAATTATTACTAATTCATTATTATTCTACGCTGATGCTTGTGCACTTTTAAAATCAAAGTTTTTATATAGCAGTGTTTCTCCTATAAATTCTATAAAAACTGTAAAAACACCTATAATGTTTATACATGGTGATAAAGATATTTATATACCTAAAAAAATGAGTGAAGAAATGTATAAAATAAAACCTGGAGCTAAAGAAATATATATTGCTCCTAATGCAGGTCATGCTCAAGCCTATTTATATAACAAAAAAGATTATAGAAAAAACTTATATAATTTTATAGATAAGTACGTAAAGATTAACTAA
- a CDS encoding competence/damage-inducible protein A, which produces MKAEILCVGTELLLGDIVNTNAQYLSKELANIGIEVYHHSVIGDNENRLLKELERAFNYCDLVITTGGLGPTKDDLTKESVAKFFGENLVLNEASLIQIEKRLSCFNKSMTESNKKQAYFPKNCTILENHNGTAPGFIIEKNNKIAIILPGPPYEMQPMFENKVIPYLQRLTNCTIKSKVLRITGIGESDVADLISDILENQTNPTVAPYAKQGETTLRITAKADSEEKALSLIVPIEEKIREILGDNIYSSGETSLEEVVANILVKRNLTIATAESCTGGLLAGKLINFPGISSVFLEGAITYSNESKINILNVKKETLEKYTAVSKEVALEMAEGIAKSAGTNIGISTTGVAGPGGGTYDKPIGLVYIGLYINGKTFVKKLNYSGNRQFIRNITVTRALDFLRKNLI; this is translated from the coding sequence ATGAAAGCAGAGATACTCTGTGTTGGAACAGAATTATTATTAGGTGATATTGTAAATACAAATGCCCAATATCTGTCTAAAGAACTAGCTAATATAGGAATAGAAGTTTATCATCACTCTGTAATTGGTGATAATGAAAATAGATTATTAAAAGAACTTGAAAGAGCCTTTAATTATTGCGATTTAGTTATAACTACTGGAGGTTTAGGACCTACTAAGGATGATCTAACTAAAGAATCTGTAGCTAAATTTTTTGGTGAGAATCTAGTATTAAATGAAGCTTCATTAATACAAATAGAAAAAAGATTATCCTGTTTTAATAAATCAATGACAGAAAGCAATAAAAAACAAGCCTACTTTCCTAAAAATTGCACAATACTAGAAAATCATAATGGAACTGCGCCAGGATTTATAATAGAAAAAAATAATAAAATAGCTATAATACTTCCTGGACCACCTTATGAAATGCAACCTATGTTTGAAAATAAAGTAATACCTTATTTACAAAGGCTAACAAATTGTACTATAAAATCTAAAGTTTTAAGAATAACTGGTATAGGAGAAAGCGATGTAGCAGATTTAATAAGTGATATTTTAGAAAATCAAACTAACCCTACAGTGGCTCCCTATGCTAAACAAGGAGAAACTACATTAAGAATTACAGCTAAAGCTGATTCTGAAGAAAAGGCACTAAGTTTAATAGTTCCTATAGAAGAAAAAATAAGAGAAATACTTGGAGATAATATATACAGTTCTGGTGAAACTTCCTTAGAAGAAGTAGTAGCTAATATACTTGTAAAAAGGAATCTAACTATAGCCACCGCTGAATCTTGTACTGGTGGTTTATTAGCAGGAAAACTTATAAACTTTCCTGGTATATCATCTGTATTTTTAGAAGGGGCTATAACTTATAGCAATGAGTCTAAAATAAATATATTAAATGTAAAAAAAGAAACTTTAGAAAAATATACAGCTGTAAGTAAAGAAGTTGCCCTAGAAATGGCTGAAGGGATAGCGAAATCTGCTGGTACAAATATAGGTATATCCACTACAGGGGTTGCAGGTCCTGGCGGTGGAACTTATGATAAACCTATAGGGCTAGTTTACATAGGTCTTTACATAAACGGAAAAACCTTTGTCAAAAAATTAAACTATTCTGGTAATAGGCAATTTATAAGAAATATAACTGTAACTAGAGCACTAGACTTTTTAAGAAAGAACTTAATATAA